The bacterium DNA window TGATGCGATACGACGGGGTCGGTGATGTCGGGTCCCACATGGAAGGCGAAGGCCTCGCCGGGCGCTCCCAGGGGCAGGGTGGTGACGATGCCCAGCTCGTCGCCGGCGGACAGGTAGTAGGCCACGTCGCTGCCCGCCGGCTGGCCGGGGAGGGCCGCCTCGTAGGCGTCGCCGCCCAGGTCGGCCAGCGTCGTCTCGTTCCAGCCGCCGCCGTCCACGTTCCAGAACAGCTTGAGCGCCGTGGGGTCGAGGGCCACGCGGTCGGTGATCGTGCAGGTGGCGAGGTACGGGCCGATCGTGTCCTCGGTGTCGGCCAGCGGGTCGTGCGCGATGCCCGCGCCGTAGTAGTGGGCGGCGGCGTGGGCGTCCAGGATGCCCCAGCCGTAATCGTTGTCGGGAGTCGCGGCCTGCGACGCGGTCTCGCGCATGGCGTCGCGCACCTGCATGGGTGTCAGCGTGGGCACGCGCGACAGGACCAGGGTGGCCACGCCGGCGGTCAGGGGACCGGAAAATGACGTGCCCGAGGCCGAGGTGTAGGAGGTGTCGTCGGTGGAGCTGACCACGTGGTTGCCCGAGCCCAGGGCGCAGACGTCGGGCTTGATGCGCCCGTCGTAGCTGGGTCCCGGCGACGAGAAGTAGGCGTAGGATCCCGACGAGGTGACTGCGCCCGCGGCGATCACGCTGTCCCCGTCGGCGGGGGTGATGATGTGGTCCCAGATCGTGCCGCGCTCGTTGCCGGCGGAGTTGCAGACCGCGATGCCCTTGCCCACGGCCAGGTCGGCGGCGATGGTGCAGGCGGCCGTGTTGCCGTCCAAGTCGGAGAAGACGTACCAGTCGATGTAGCCCAGCGAGCTGGTGGCCACGTCGATGCCGTATGTATCCAGCCACTCGATGCCGGCCACCCAGTTGTCCTCCTCGATGGGCACCTCCTGCGACACGTCCTCGGTCTTGGCCAGCACCACCTGGGCGCCGAAGGCCGGACCGACGTGCGCGCCGGGCGCGTAGCCCATGATCGTGGACATGGTCTTGGTACCGTGGTCGTTGGCGTTGCTGGGATCTCCCGGCTGGTTGTCCACGTCGCCGTCGTCGTTCACGAAATCCCAGCTGGCGATCACCGTGACGGGCGCCAGGGCGACGTGGGTGGTGCGGAAGCCGGTGTCGAGCATGCCGATCAGGACGCCGGCGCCCGTGATGCCCTCGTCGTGCAGCGGCGGCACGTTGATCTGCTCCAGCTCGGCCAGGGTGCCGCCGTAGGCGAGGTCCCACCGGTCGGCCCCGGTGGCTTGGAGCTCCGCGTTGCGCGCCTCGCGCGAGGCCACGTCCTCCGGACGCACCGGCACCTCGTCGCGGCGGAACATGTTCACCAGATCGACCTTCGCCACCTGCGGCAGGCGGGCGATGTCGTCGATCTCGGCCGGCGTCGCGCCGAAGCTGGCGGCGTTCAGCCAGCGGCTTTCGCGGCGCAGGCGCGCGCCGGTGGCGGACACCGCGTCCAGGTAGGGCCGGTGCAGGGGCAGATCGGTGGCATCGACCAGGCGCGCGCCCTTGACGGTCGTCATCTTGGCTCGGCGGCGGGCGGCCCGGTCGGACAGGTCGTCCTCTGCCCGGTTCAGGGCGGCGGCCAAGGAGGGGCCATCGAGTCCCTTGTCGCGGAAATAGACCCACACGGCGAGGCGGCCGTCCGCGTCGCGGTGGGGATAGGACGCATCGTCCAGCGCGCGCTCGAGATATTTCGTAACCGTCGGCCGATCGGCGGCGTCGGCGGACAGGGCGAAGCCCATCGAGGCGACGAGCAGCACGGCGGCGGTCAGGCGAATCGTTCGATGCATCACGTGGGCCTCCGGAAAAGGCGCGGCCATGGATATGACGGTCTCGTCGGGGATCGACATCGAATTATAGCACGAAAACCAGCCCGACGACACCGGCATGAGCCTGATCACGCGTCATGCCCATCCCCCGCCCCCGGGTCGCCATGCCTGCAAACCCAGACGCGCCCGGGCATTGGGTCTGCGCGCACTCGTCGAATCGATCCCGCAGGTCGAGGGGTTTCCCTTGTGATCCGGGATCACGAACGGCGCTTCAGAAGTTCCTGAAGTAGTCGTACTCCGGCTCATGGTCCGAGATCTTCTCGGCCGCCAGGAGCAGCGGCTTGGTCAGGTGGAAGAAACCTGCCCGCGGCCCCTCGCAGAGCGTGCGCTTTCCACATGACAGCACTCTTCTCGGCAACGGCCGCAGCGGACTCGGTATCCGGCGATAACGGCGGTGCGACCGCAGGTATTTCCAGACCTTCCGCTTGCTCGGCATGGCCATGTCGTGCATCAGAAGGACTCCGCCGGGGCGCAGCAGCTTGTCGCCCAGGAACACGTCGATGAGCGTGTAGTCGAACGTGTGCCACCCGTCGACGAAGACCATGTCGACCTTTTCGCCTCGCTTGATCAACTCCGGCAGCATCAGGTGACTCGGGCCCTCCAGCATCTCGAAGAGGTGCCGCAATCCGCAGCGCTCGAGCGCGGCGACGGCCGCCCCGTTGTAGTCGGAGAACTGGCACGGATCGACGCCCGAGTGCCTGCACGTCAGGCCACGCTTCTCGAGACGCGACAGTGCCGCGCAGATGGCGACCGTCGACGCACCGAACGCGACCCCTGTCTCCACGCACGTCCGCAGTTCCCGCTCCTCGATCAGCTTCATCATGAACTCGGCCTGGGACATCGAGATGGGCCCCGTCACCGCATGTTCCCCGCCATCGAGGTCGAAGGTCCTTCGCTCCACTATCAACTGGTCGAGGATCGTCGACGGGGCCACCAACTCATTCACGATCATGGCGCAGTCCTCTTCGCGGGTCAGGGGCCGGCAGGATCGTCACCGCCGCAGGTTTTCCGATGTGGGCTCGAGACATGTGCAGATACTACGGGACCGGAGTCGGATGGCCAAGCGGAAGGGAGCGGAGGGCACGGGAAATACGACCGCCTGATTCACCCCCACTGCTAAACCCTCGTCGCCGCATGACATGTTCGACTTCGGGGAATTCCCCGCTCGCCTGCGCCCGCTCGAGCGGATCGAGGCGCTCGGTCAGGGGGAATGCCGGCGCGAGGACTTGGGGGGGGGTGCTACCTGCGGAACATCAAGCTGATCCACTCGGCTCTTTCACTCGCCCCGCCCCACCTCCCCCGTTGCTCATCCTCCGCCCCTGGGCTACCATGCCAGCGAACCCGAACACGCCCGGAGCAGCGGATATGCGCGGACTCGTCAAGTCGATCGTCGGCAACTCCCTCGTCACGCGGTTCGCGGCCCGCCGCGGCCCCGCGTCGGTGCTCGCGCTGATGTACCACGACCTGCGCGAGGACGACGACTTCGGCAACTGGCTGCGCGTCCGCGTCTCGGAATTCGAGGCCCAACTCGAGATGCTCGGGCGGCTCGGCCGCTTCGTCGCGACAGACGCCCTGGCCGACCCGGACGGTCTCGATCCCGGTCGTCTGAACGTCCTGCTGACCTTCGACGACGGCTACGCCAACAACCACCGCCTGGCGCTGCCCCTGCTGGCGAAGCACCGCGCGCCGGCGCTCTTCTTCGTCTCCACGCGCCACATGCAGCAGCAGCGACCGTTCTGGCCGGACGTCGTCATCACCGCCGTGCAGGCCGGCCGTCTCGACGCGCTGGACCTGCGCGAATTCGGCCTGGGCGAGCACCGTTTTCGCCCCGGCGACGGATCCGGCCGCTGGGACGACATCCAGAGGCTGCTGGTGGCCATCAAGGCCGCGGGCAACGCCGACCAGTCCGCGGTCGCGGCGCTGCTGGATCGTCTGCGGGACCGCCACGGCGACCTGCTGGCCGAGCACCTGCCGCGCTACCGCCCCCTGAACGCGGCGGAGGTGCGCGAGATGGCGGACAGCGGCTGGTGCCGTTTCGGTGGTCACGGCCACGACCACGACATCCTCACATACCTGGACGAC harbors:
- a CDS encoding class I SAM-dependent methyltransferase, yielding MIVNELVAPSTILDQLIVERRTFDLDGGEHAVTGPISMSQAEFMMKLIEERELRTCVETGVAFGASTVAICAALSRLEKRGLTCRHSGVDPCQFSDYNGAAVAALERCGLRHLFEMLEGPSHLMLPELIKRGEKVDMVFVDGWHTFDYTLIDVFLGDKLLRPGGVLLMHDMAMPSKRKVWKYLRSHRRYRRIPSPLRPLPRRVLSCGKRTLCEGPRAGFFHLTKPLLLAAEKISDHEPEYDYFRNF
- a CDS encoding polysaccharide deacetylase family protein; this translates as MRGLVKSIVGNSLVTRFAARRGPASVLALMYHDLREDDDFGNWLRVRVSEFEAQLEMLGRLGRFVATDALADPDGLDPGRLNVLLTFDDGYANNHRLALPLLAKHRAPALFFVSTRHMQQQRPFWPDVVITAVQAGRLDALDLREFGLGEHRFRPGDGSGRWDDIQRLLVAIKAAGNADQSAVAALLDRLRDRHGDLLAEHLPRYRPLNAAEVREMADSGWCRFGGHGHDHDILTYLDDANLDYNLREPRRILEEAAGAPVVDLAYPNGDYDARVTAHALAAGYERAYTTRPGLARRETPLLSLPRLGVGGTEPLSVLRYQINRLLLEV